One genomic segment of Erysipelotrichaceae bacterium 66202529 includes these proteins:
- a CDS encoding folate family ECF transporter S component, whose product MNFAKEITGLPGLIKTSAQQLRRVPALTGTAMLTALNVVVGTLFIPITPTLRIGFSSIPAAVCGMMYGPVCTGFAGVIADTLKYILRPDGPYFPGFAINEFLTGMIYGCFFYQKKITLPRVIIARACITIFINLMLTSLWLNMMYQSPLFTMIRLIKNVVMFPVDVALLYAALKGAERIRKTV is encoded by the coding sequence ATGAACTTTGCGAAAGAAATAACCGGATTACCCGGTTTGATCAAAACAAGCGCACAACAGCTGCGCAGGGTTCCTGCCCTTACCGGAACCGCTATGCTGACAGCACTGAATGTCGTTGTCGGTACGCTGTTCATCCCCATCACACCAACCTTACGTATTGGTTTTTCCAGTATTCCTGCTGCTGTTTGCGGCATGATGTACGGGCCGGTATGTACCGGATTTGCCGGTGTGATCGCAGACACGCTGAAATATATCCTTCGGCCTGACGGCCCTTACTTCCCAGGGTTTGCCATCAATGAATTTTTAACCGGAATGATATACGGCTGCTTCTTCTACCAGAAAAAAATTACCCTGCCAAGAGTAATTATCGCCAGAGCCTGTATCACGATTTTCATCAATCTGATGCTAACCTCTCTCTGGCTAAACATGATGTATCAGAGTCCGCTGTTCACCATGATACGGCTCATAAAAAACGTCGTAATGTTCCCTGTAGATGTAGCACTGCTGTATGCGGCATTAAAGGGTGCGGAAAGAATACGCAAGACAGTCTGA
- a CDS encoding DUF554 family protein — protein MLYIFLNMAGIVAGGFFSRYCKKFMSKEQVNAILIIANLCIAVVGIQGAIATKNTVLMILSCVIGAIIGTGVDLDGKFNRLAVLLKSRFQHADENFVKGFITVFMIQCIGSMAIVGPLDIGLKNDASILSFKIILDTCSSLIYGAIYGPSVMLSGPFVFLYETGIFLLAGVLQPLLTPYVINEISAIGSLLIFGLSLDLLGILHLKTANLLPAMLGPIFYYLITMMI, from the coding sequence ATGCTGTATATTTTTCTGAATATGGCTGGTATTGTAGCCGGCGGTTTTTTCAGCAGATATTGCAAGAAATTCATGAGTAAGGAACAGGTAAATGCTATATTGATAATTGCAAATCTATGCATTGCCGTTGTCGGAATACAGGGAGCTATTGCGACAAAAAATACGGTCTTAATGATTCTTAGCTGTGTTATTGGCGCAATCATCGGTACAGGTGTTGATCTTGATGGAAAATTTAACCGGCTTGCGGTGCTGTTAAAATCCCGCTTTCAGCATGCGGATGAAAACTTTGTGAAGGGCTTTATCACCGTATTTATGATTCAGTGCATCGGTTCTATGGCTATTGTAGGCCCTCTGGATATCGGATTGAAAAACGACGCCTCTATTCTATCCTTTAAAATTATTCTGGATACCTGCAGCTCTTTGATTTACGGGGCAATTTACGGACCCAGCGTCATGCTGTCAGGCCCCTTTGTATTTTTGTATGAAACAGGGATCTTTCTTTTAGCGGGTGTTCTGCAGCCGTTGCTTACACCCTATGTAATCAATGAGATATCTGCTATCGGCTCCCTGTTGATTTTTGGATTATCCTTGGATTTGCTGGGGATTCTGCATTTGAAAACAGCCAATCTGCTGCCAGCAATGCTGGGCCCAATTTTCTATTATCTGATAACCATGATGATTTAA
- a CDS encoding amidohydrolase: protein MIMNEWFEHIPTADMIAWRRHIHQHPELSFNEYKTSAFVEKTLRSFGDIEIQHPAQTSVLAIIHGAQEGKTILLRADMDALPMQEESGLSFSSDVNNVAHTCGHDTHTAMLLATAKVLYELKDSLHGSVKLIFQHAEELNPGGSQAIVDSGLIDDVDAVVGLHIIPNLPCGSIHVHPSGPATTAADGFFLHIQGKGSHGSMPQNGIDPIIIGTQIITQLQTIVSRMVTPGELAVLTVGEFKAGEAPNIIPDKAYMSASIRTIHEDTRQSIASRVKAVIQHTCAAYGASYDLDYQFSYAAVLNDAKVSQLVMDSAAQVLGKEMVYEAPLTSASEDFSNYRQIAPVCFVQLGGGTAEEGCGFANHNPKFKIQEAAMINGVKTEVQTVLNYLK, encoded by the coding sequence ATGATTATGAATGAATGGTTTGAACATATTCCAACAGCGGATATGATAGCATGGAGGCGGCATATTCATCAGCATCCGGAGCTTTCCTTCAATGAATACAAGACGAGTGCCTTTGTGGAAAAAACACTTCGATCCTTTGGAGATATAGAAATTCAGCATCCTGCGCAAACCAGTGTACTGGCAATCATACACGGAGCACAGGAAGGAAAAACCATACTGCTGCGTGCGGATATGGATGCCTTACCAATGCAGGAGGAAAGTGGGCTTTCCTTCTCATCGGACGTTAACAATGTTGCCCACACTTGCGGACATGATACACATACCGCTATGCTGCTGGCAACTGCCAAGGTACTGTATGAGCTGAAGGATTCCCTGCATGGCAGCGTTAAGCTCATCTTCCAGCATGCAGAGGAGCTAAACCCTGGAGGATCCCAGGCAATCGTAGATAGCGGTTTGATTGATGATGTGGATGCGGTTGTCGGTCTGCATATCATACCGAATCTTCCCTGTGGAAGTATTCATGTGCATCCCAGCGGCCCTGCAACTACAGCAGCTGACGGCTTTTTCCTGCATATTCAGGGAAAGGGAAGTCATGGCTCCATGCCGCAAAACGGTATCGATCCTATCATTATCGGGACACAGATTATCACGCAACTACAAACCATTGTTTCCCGTATGGTGACGCCGGGTGAGCTGGCTGTCCTAACTGTCGGTGAATTCAAGGCAGGGGAAGCTCCCAATATCATTCCGGATAAGGCATATATGAGTGCGTCTATCCGAACGATTCATGAGGATACCAGACAGAGCATCGCAAGCCGTGTAAAGGCTGTTATTCAGCATACCTGTGCTGCCTATGGAGCAAGCTACGATCTCGATTATCAATTTTCCTATGCGGCTGTCCTTAATGATGCCAAGGTTTCCCAACTGGTAATGGATAGCGCCGCACAGGTACTCGGTAAAGAAATGGTATATGAAGCTCCCTTGACGAGTGCCAGCGAGGACTTTTCAAATTATCGTCAGATTGCACCGGTATGCTTTGTACAGCTTGGCGGTGGAACTGCAGAAGAAGGCTGCGGCTTTGCGAATCATAATCCAAAATTCAAAATTCAGGAGGCTGCTATGATAAATGGTGTAAAAACTGAGGTACAGACAGTATTAAACTATTTGAAATAA
- a CDS encoding MFS transporter: protein MFGVIFLIGIFANLDKSMIGFTADKLISTYGFTKAQMGNLSSVFYVSFILVTIPGGWLVDRFGYKKFVVISLAVLMVFSFLFGTVSSLFAILLLRFMVGFGQAGYTNGSPKIISDSFEADQCARIQSFVVATAGIGGILASTVGESIIHTNWHHAYWFLGFGYLAALLLAVIFLKEHKKEEPLEQTKTIEKKEKIGFFDAWKNRNTLLLAGAVLFSNLVGVAMMFWLPNVFHVNFNIENPAMLSSVMVGFYVIMTIAMASSGIILTKYFKNKELTFIFWASVLTAVCLVIFITAPLYQLAIAALYVGDFAMMLAFSGLLAVPYQLIPRNIIGSAFAVLNIGAFVGGIVSPQLVSTFARSGSYTISFIVLAVCMVISGGLALLVKKPGQVKETEKNQQLRKQMNHAKA from the coding sequence GTGTTTGGCGTGATTTTCCTAATTGGAATTTTTGCAAATCTTGATAAGAGCATGATCGGATTTACTGCAGATAAACTGATCAGTACTTATGGCTTTACAAAAGCACAGATGGGAAATTTATCATCCGTCTTTTATGTCAGCTTCATTCTGGTAACCATACCGGGAGGCTGGCTGGTGGACAGATTTGGATATAAAAAATTTGTTGTGATTTCACTGGCAGTGCTCATGGTATTTTCTTTCCTGTTTGGTACTGTAAGCTCTCTGTTTGCCATTCTGCTCTTGCGTTTTATGGTTGGCTTTGGTCAGGCAGGATATACGAATGGTTCTCCAAAAATCATCAGCGACAGCTTTGAAGCAGATCAGTGTGCAAGGATACAATCCTTTGTAGTAGCCACTGCCGGAATTGGCGGTATTCTGGCCAGTACGGTAGGAGAAAGTATTATTCATACCAACTGGCATCATGCTTACTGGTTTCTGGGATTTGGCTATTTGGCAGCCTTATTACTCGCAGTTATCTTTTTGAAGGAGCATAAAAAAGAAGAGCCGCTGGAACAGACAAAGACGATAGAGAAAAAAGAGAAAATCGGGTTTTTCGATGCCTGGAAAAACAGAAATACCCTGTTGCTGGCAGGGGCTGTGTTGTTCAGTAATCTGGTTGGTGTCGCAATGATGTTCTGGCTCCCAAATGTATTTCATGTCAATTTTAATATCGAAAATCCTGCCATGCTGAGTAGTGTGATGGTAGGCTTCTATGTCATTATGACGATTGCTATGGCTTCCAGCGGTATCATCCTGACGAAATACTTTAAAAATAAAGAGCTTACCTTTATCTTTTGGGCATCAGTTTTAACTGCTGTCTGTCTGGTTATTTTCATAACAGCGCCTCTATATCAGCTTGCGATTGCGGCACTGTATGTTGGTGACTTTGCAATGATGCTGGCGTTTTCCGGTTTACTGGCAGTGCCTTATCAACTAATACCGAGAAATATTATAGGATCAGCATTTGCTGTATTAAATATTGGTGCCTTTGTTGGAGGAATCGTTTCTCCACAGCTTGTCAGTACATTTGCAAGGTCTGGAAGCTATACGATTTCCTTTATCGTTTTAGCGGTCTGTATGGTGATATCCGGTGGCTTGGCATTGCTGGTGAAAAAGCCGGGGCAGGTAAAGGAAACCGAAAAGAATCAGCAGCTGCGAAAGCAGATGAATCATGCGAAAGCATAA
- a CDS encoding MerR family transcriptional regulator: MKEELQEGCGLKTYKIGEIAKMLGISAETIRNYEKKGLICPYKEESNYRYFDIIQINHLLNLQKYQKYGYTLHEIREIMEEDNMLEVELSLENKEQDLMNEAFHLNLKLNSIHTTINCMLQAQNAKQGCFLGKRPALYRLNYQKNHELITDEEVQKELVRWLKYADLPFMSGSAQLDTMVNLEHAFDFGFCLDQKTAEFLGIQESEIVKLYKSCPAIVFYYEATPHQDMAEVSRMLMEYAQKQKLRISGESISRVIFARWGQHMEYHISHLVWVPYERLNT, encoded by the coding sequence ATGAAAGAAGAACTACAGGAGGGATGCGGCTTGAAAACCTATAAAATTGGAGAAATTGCAAAGATGCTGGGCATTAGTGCTGAAACAATACGGAATTATGAGAAAAAAGGTTTGATATGCCCCTATAAAGAAGAATCCAATTATCGCTATTTTGATATTATCCAGATCAATCATTTGCTAAATCTGCAAAAGTATCAGAAATATGGATATACGCTGCATGAAATTCGTGAAATCATGGAAGAGGACAATATGCTGGAAGTGGAGTTGTCTCTCGAGAATAAAGAGCAGGACTTAATGAATGAAGCTTTTCACCTGAATCTCAAACTAAACAGTATTCATACAACCATCAACTGCATGCTGCAGGCTCAAAATGCCAAACAGGGCTGCTTTCTGGGAAAACGGCCAGCCTTGTACCGTCTGAATTATCAAAAAAACCATGAACTGATAACAGATGAGGAGGTTCAAAAAGAGCTTGTACGATGGCTGAAATATGCTGATCTTCCTTTTATGTCCGGTTCGGCACAGCTGGATACCATGGTGAATCTTGAACATGCGTTTGATTTTGGCTTTTGTCTGGATCAGAAAACTGCTGAATTTCTGGGTATTCAGGAAAGCGAAATCGTAAAGCTTTATAAGAGCTGTCCGGCAATCGTGTTTTATTATGAGGCGACACCGCATCAGGACATGGCTGAGGTTTCCCGTATGCTTATGGAATATGCGCAGAAGCAAAAGCTGAGAATCAGCGGGGAAAGCATCTCCAGGGTAATCTTTGCCAGATGGGGTCAGCATATGGAATATCATATATCCCATCTTGTCTGGGTTCCATATGAACGACTGAATACATGA
- the msrA gene encoding peptide-methionine (S)-S-oxide reductase MsrA yields the protein MKEIYLAGGCFWGMQAYFQQLQGVIATEVGYANGNVENPTYEMVCSGTSGYAETLHIQYDDTVLTLPFLLSVYFNGINPTSYHRQGNDIGEQYRTGIYYVDTSDRQCIEASLQELAKHYEQPVVVEVKPLMNFYAAEEYHQEYLKKHPGGYCHISKEKIQAAKNISLE from the coding sequence ATGAAAGAAATCTATTTAGCAGGAGGCTGCTTTTGGGGAATGCAGGCATACTTTCAGCAGCTGCAGGGAGTTATTGCGACAGAGGTAGGCTATGCAAACGGAAATGTGGAAAATCCAACGTATGAAATGGTTTGCAGTGGAACCAGCGGTTATGCTGAAACACTGCATATACAATATGACGATACGGTTTTGACACTGCCTTTTCTGCTATCCGTTTATTTTAACGGTATTAATCCGACAAGCTATCATCGGCAGGGAAATGATATCGGCGAACAATACCGCACGGGTATTTACTATGTGGATACTTCTGATCGGCAGTGTATCGAAGCATCCCTGCAGGAACTGGCTAAGCATTATGAACAGCCAGTTGTTGTAGAAGTCAAGCCCTTGATGAATTTTTATGCCGCAGAAGAATATCATCAGGAATATCTGAAAAAGCATCCTGGCGGCTATTGTCATATTTCAAAAGAAAAAATACAGGCAGCGAAAAATATCAGCTTGGAGTGA
- a CDS encoding HD domain-containing protein: MIYDKIAVIEGGIFMNNLWSVYHQDMPDFLISFIKAKAMQRLKHIGMNCGCEYTSFPFYHQIAGYSRYDHSIGVALIIWHFTEDMAQTIAGLLHDIATPVFAHVIDFLNNDHLNQESTEHLTEAVIIESKELMTLLQKYNIKLEDVKDYHVYSIADNNTPQLSADRLEYTLGNLLNYNFSTIDEIKTFYHDICVGYNEYGLKELLFQTPEVLKQFSYSMLKTSKSYVSDEDRFSMQLLAEILRYALSERVLTITDLYADEPYVIKKLCADSLCAKKWEQFTATCQIKRSIIHPEKGIWFKVDAKKRYIDGLCSCGERASKLFPDFNCSLEKFLHTDFSYWVGVPE, from the coding sequence ATGATCTATGATAAAATAGCTGTTATAGAAGGAGGCATCTTCATGAATAATCTCTGGTCTGTTTATCATCAGGATATGCCTGATTTTTTGATTTCTTTCATAAAAGCAAAGGCTATGCAAAGGTTAAAGCATATAGGAATGAATTGTGGGTGTGAGTATACCAGCTTCCCATTTTATCATCAAATAGCCGGATATTCTCGTTACGATCATAGCATTGGCGTTGCGCTTATTATATGGCACTTCACAGAGGATATGGCACAAACAATCGCTGGACTACTTCACGACATTGCGACCCCTGTTTTTGCACATGTCATAGATTTTCTTAATAATGACCATCTTAATCAGGAATCTACAGAACATCTTACGGAAGCTGTAATTATAGAATCAAAAGAGCTGATGACTCTACTACAGAAATACAATATCAAATTAGAAGATGTGAAAGACTATCACGTTTATTCAATCGCGGATAACAATACCCCTCAGCTTTCCGCTGACAGATTGGAATACACGTTGGGAAATCTTTTAAACTATAATTTTTCAACAATAGATGAAATAAAAACTTTTTATCATGATATTTGTGTAGGCTATAATGAATATGGATTAAAAGAATTGTTATTTCAGACACCAGAAGTGTTAAAGCAGTTTTCCTATTCCATGTTAAAAACATCAAAATCTTATGTTTCCGATGAGGATCGCTTCTCTATGCAGCTACTGGCAGAAATATTACGTTATGCTTTATCCGAGCGGGTTCTTACGATTACCGATTTATATGCCGATGAACCATATGTTATTAAAAAACTTTGTGCTGATTCTTTATGTGCAAAAAAATGGGAACAATTTACTGCAACCTGTCAGATAAAAAGAAGCATTATTCATCCAGAGAAAGGAATTTGGTTTAAAGTCGATGCAAAAAAACGTTATATTGACGGTCTCTGCTCCTGTGGTGAAAGAGCATCAAAACTTTTCCCGGACTTCAACTGCTCCCTTGAAAAATTCTTACACACCGATTTCTCCTACTGGGTTGGTGTCCCCGAATAA
- a CDS encoding carbohydrate kinase, giving the protein MSIVCIGQCAYDLTFPIHEPLIENQKYRIMEPFSCIGAPAANAAYLCALWKADTALISRCGRDFYGTEIRRVLERAGVDTRYLITDEHFTTPLSAIIANSSNGYRTIFNCPGVQGKLNFKFPEDADILLLDGHELQASMEALRRFSDIDSVMDAGTYHEETKVLAQQVTYLVCSQDYARQYSNIEITVQNPDSWKQTFKALHTLNHRNIVVTLGDQGLLFEDAKGIHHMEAFPVSAVDTTGAGDIFHGAFTYCIHHGYTLQDALLLASATSAISVQTLGGQTSIPSKESVNQFLRKHECDVALR; this is encoded by the coding sequence ATGAGTATCGTGTGTATAGGGCAGTGTGCCTATGATCTGACATTTCCAATCCATGAGCCATTGATTGAAAATCAGAAATATAGAATTATGGAGCCGTTTTCCTGCATAGGAGCTCCGGCAGCTAACGCGGCGTATCTTTGTGCACTTTGGAAAGCGGATACTGCGCTGATTTCACGATGTGGCAGGGATTTTTATGGTACAGAGATACGCAGGGTGTTAGAAAGAGCTGGTGTTGATACAAGGTATCTGATTACGGATGAGCATTTCACAACTCCGCTTAGCGCCATTATCGCTAACTCCTCGAACGGGTATCGTACAATATTCAACTGCCCGGGTGTACAGGGAAAGCTGAATTTTAAATTTCCGGAAGATGCTGATATTCTATTACTGGACGGTCATGAGCTGCAGGCATCCATGGAAGCATTGCGTAGGTTTTCTGATATTGATAGTGTGATGGATGCCGGTACTTATCATGAAGAAACCAAAGTACTCGCTCAGCAAGTGACCTATCTTGTCTGTTCACAGGATTATGCAAGACAATACAGTAATATAGAAATTACTGTTCAGAATCCGGATAGCTGGAAGCAAACATTTAAAGCATTGCATACCTTGAATCACAGGAATATCGTTGTGACGTTGGGAGATCAGGGACTTTTGTTTGAGGATGCAAAAGGAATTCATCATATGGAAGCATTCCCTGTTTCTGCGGTGGACACAACAGGAGCAGGAGATATCTTTCATGGTGCATTTACGTATTGCATACATCATGGATATACATTACAGGATGCTTTGTTGCTTGCATCTGCCACCAGTGCGATATCCGTACAGACACTTGGCGGACAGACATCAATTCCCAGCAAGGAAAGCGTGAATCAGTTTTTGAGAAAGCATGAATGTGATGTAGCTTTAAGATAG
- the recQ gene encoding DNA helicase RecQ produces the protein MKATEILKKYFGYESFREGQQELIDNILKHRDVLGIMPTGAGKSICYQVPAVMLEGITLVISPLISLMKDQVGTLNQAGIRAAYLNSSLSYAQYRKALSLARGYTYKIIYVAPERLMSEEFLSFAKEMKISMVCVDEAHCVSQWGQDFRPHYLQIREFLQEMPQRPIISAFTATATTQVKEDILQLLDMKEPYTITTGFDRKNLYFAVEKPKDKYQALLQYVKNNTEYAGIVYCLSRKTVEEVCERLCSDGFAATRYHAGLSDEERMRNQDDFIYDRKPIMVATNAFGMGIDKSNVRFVVHFNMPKNMESYYQEAGRAGRDGEAADCILLYSGKDVRLNQFLIEQGSGHEDMDEDTRMELLQKEKDRLKSMTFYCTIPGCLRHYMLKYFGEEREGYCGNCSNCLTQYEERDITQDAVCLVECIRHSGERFGKTIIVDIVRGSANAKIKSYHLDRNPSYGRLKDSSRSYLYEVLQHLQFQGILKQSEDGYSVLTIHQEELLEEKEPLMMKVVKEKQTRTALPQAAAKDSQLFELLRICRSQLARKAHVPPYMIFSDKTLHDMCAKLPQSKEEILKVSGVGEVKYEKYGNAFLDILVSYQ, from the coding sequence ATGAAAGCGACAGAGATTTTAAAGAAATATTTCGGGTATGAAAGCTTTCGCGAGGGGCAGCAGGAGCTGATTGACAATATCCTAAAGCATCGTGATGTTTTGGGAATTATGCCGACAGGTGCAGGGAAATCCATTTGCTATCAGGTACCCGCGGTTATGCTGGAGGGGATTACCCTGGTCATTTCGCCTCTGATTTCCCTGATGAAGGATCAGGTGGGAACATTGAATCAGGCAGGTATCCGAGCTGCCTATCTGAATAGCTCCTTATCCTATGCACAATACCGTAAGGCGCTTTCGCTTGCCCGCGGCTATACGTATAAAATTATTTATGTGGCACCGGAACGGCTGATGAGTGAGGAGTTTTTGAGCTTTGCAAAGGAAATGAAAATATCTATGGTCTGTGTGGATGAGGCTCATTGTGTCAGTCAGTGGGGACAGGATTTTCGGCCGCATTATCTTCAGATTCGTGAATTTCTTCAGGAAATGCCGCAGCGCCCGATTATTTCGGCATTTACCGCAACAGCTACAACGCAGGTAAAGGAAGATATTTTACAGCTGTTGGACATGAAAGAGCCATACACGATTACAACAGGCTTTGACCGCAAAAATCTGTATTTCGCTGTGGAGAAGCCGAAGGATAAATATCAGGCACTTTTGCAGTATGTGAAAAACAATACTGAGTATGCAGGTATTGTATACTGCCTCTCGAGAAAAACGGTAGAGGAGGTGTGCGAGCGCCTGTGCAGCGATGGATTTGCGGCTACCCGCTATCATGCAGGATTGAGTGATGAAGAACGTATGCGCAATCAGGATGATTTCATTTATGACAGAAAGCCTATCATGGTCGCTACCAATGCCTTCGGGATGGGGATCGACAAGTCCAATGTCCGCTTTGTCGTGCATTTCAATATGCCAAAGAATATGGAAAGCTATTATCAGGAGGCAGGCAGAGCCGGACGGGATGGTGAGGCTGCAGATTGTATCCTTCTCTACAGTGGTAAGGATGTTCGCCTGAATCAGTTTCTGATTGAGCAGGGGAGTGGCCATGAGGATATGGATGAGGATACGCGCATGGAGCTGCTGCAGAAGGAAAAGGACCGGTTAAAGTCTATGACCTTTTATTGTACGATTCCCGGCTGTCTGCGGCATTATATGTTGAAGTACTTTGGTGAGGAACGTGAAGGCTATTGCGGAAATTGCTCCAACTGTTTGACGCAGTATGAGGAACGCGATATTACACAGGATGCGGTATGCCTTGTGGAATGTATCCGTCACAGCGGCGAACGCTTTGGAAAAACGATAATCGTGGATATTGTCAGAGGAAGTGCCAATGCAAAAATTAAAAGCTATCATCTGGATCGTAATCCATCCTATGGAAGGCTGAAGGACAGCTCCCGCAGTTATCTTTATGAGGTGCTGCAGCATTTGCAGTTTCAGGGGATTCTGAAGCAGAGTGAGGATGGATATTCTGTATTAACAATTCATCAGGAGGAACTCCTAGAGGAAAAGGAGCCGCTGATGATGAAGGTTGTTAAAGAAAAACAGACGCGTACTGCACTACCGCAAGCTGCGGCTAAGGACAGCCAACTGTTTGAGCTTCTGCGGATTTGCCGTTCTCAACTGGCAAGGAAAGCCCATGTTCCACCGTACATGATATTTTCTGATAAGACATTGCACGACATGTGTGCAAAGCTGCCGCAGTCCAAGGAGGAAATACTAAAGGTCAGTGGTGTGGGAGAAGTGAAGTATGAGAAGTACGGGAACGCATTTCTGGACATACTTGTATCATATCAATAA
- a CDS encoding bifunctional folylpolyglutamate synthase/dihydrofolate synthase, giving the protein MKFQQADAVIRIIEQRKNRGYGLEHFKQYMAALGNPQNQLKSIHIAGTNGKGSTTNDIRSILQTAGYKVGSFTSPYMITHLDRIRINDQDIREDAFVDIANRYYDSWMEWDLSMFEIDMCIAVIYYLEEAVDFCVFETGLGGRLDATNILIPLVSVITNIGMDHMEFLGDTLEKIAGEKAGIVKEGVDLITAEEKACCLKVFQKHTAAAHAACIQLQRISDIQETQDGLTFTYGDRKDISLAGKARYQCRNAALAIEVCTYLQEHRYIQLEEAQLRAGLSAAVWIGRFETISRNPLIILDGAHNADGIHALCDNLKRMKEVQVLFSVLKDKNFEDMLCELETVCDDILVVPFQNERALDVSLLRGRDHVHIMESYERAIAYALQNDRPLVITGSLYFISDVRKYLIKEGYSV; this is encoded by the coding sequence ATGAAATTTCAGCAGGCGGATGCCGTCATTCGCATTATTGAACAAAGAAAAAACCGCGGCTATGGACTGGAGCACTTCAAGCAATACATGGCAGCTTTGGGAAATCCGCAAAATCAACTGAAAAGTATACATATTGCAGGAACAAACGGCAAAGGAAGCACAACCAACGATATCCGCAGCATTTTACAGACTGCTGGCTACAAGGTGGGCAGCTTTACCTCTCCGTATATGATTACTCACCTGGATCGTATCCGTATAAATGATCAGGATATCCGTGAGGATGCCTTTGTGGATATTGCCAATCGGTATTATGACAGCTGGATGGAATGGGATCTCAGTATGTTTGAAATTGACATGTGTATCGCAGTTATCTATTATCTGGAGGAGGCTGTGGATTTCTGTGTGTTTGAAACCGGGCTCGGCGGCAGACTGGACGCAACCAATATCCTGATTCCACTGGTATCTGTTATCACCAATATCGGTATGGATCATATGGAATTTCTCGGTGATACGTTGGAGAAAATTGCCGGTGAAAAGGCCGGTATTGTGAAAGAGGGCGTCGATTTAATTACTGCAGAGGAGAAAGCATGCTGTCTAAAGGTGTTTCAGAAGCATACAGCTGCTGCACATGCCGCCTGTATACAGCTGCAGCGCATCAGTGATATTCAGGAAACACAGGATGGATTAACCTTTACTTATGGAGACAGGAAGGACATTTCCTTGGCGGGAAAGGCCCGGTATCAATGCCGCAATGCCGCATTAGCCATTGAGGTATGTACCTATCTGCAGGAGCACCGCTATATTCAGCTTGAGGAAGCACAGTTGAGAGCAGGACTATCTGCGGCGGTGTGGATTGGACGCTTTGAAACGATTTCAAGGAATCCTTTGATTATACTGGATGGTGCACACAATGCGGACGGAATTCATGCGCTGTGTGATAATCTGAAGCGTATGAAGGAGGTACAGGTACTGTTTTCTGTATTAAAGGATAAAAATTTCGAGGATATGCTGTGCGAGCTGGAAACGGTGTGCGATGATATCCTGGTGGTACCGTTTCAGAATGAGCGCGCTCTGGATGTGAGTCTGCTCAGGGGAAGGGATCATGTTCATATCATGGAGAGCTATGAAAGAGCGATTGCTTATGCATTGCAGAACGACAGACCTCTTGTCATTACAGGCTCCCTGTATTTTATTAGTGATGTACGTAAATATCTGATCAAGGAAGGGTACTCTGTATGA
- a CDS encoding uracil-DNA glycosylase, whose protein sequence is MKNWEELFRQEEQKEYYRKLMQFLDEEYAQKTIYPPREDVFTCFTSCPLQDVKVVILGQDPYHQPQQAHGLCFSVKKGVPVPRSLKNIYRELKDDLGVDAPSHGCLLEWARQGVFLMNTVMTVREGEAYSHNKKGWEVFTDTVISVLNEQEQGIVFVLWGNHAQKKARLITGAQHRIIQSAHPSPLSASRGFFGSKPFSTINTCLKEMGRTPIDWRLSE, encoded by the coding sequence ATGAAGAACTGGGAAGAACTTTTCCGGCAGGAAGAACAAAAGGAATATTATCGAAAGCTCATGCAGTTTCTGGATGAGGAATATGCACAGAAAACAATTTATCCTCCAAGAGAGGATGTATTTACCTGCTTTACCAGCTGCCCGTTACAGGATGTCAAGGTCGTTATACTGGGGCAAGATCCGTATCATCAGCCACAGCAGGCACACGGGCTATGCTTTTCCGTTAAAAAGGGTGTACCCGTTCCCCGCAGTCTGAAAAACATCTACCGGGAGCTGAAGGATGATCTTGGCGTGGATGCACCGTCTCACGGCTGTTTGCTGGAGTGGGCTAGACAGGGTGTGTTCTTAATGAATACGGTTATGACGGTACGGGAAGGGGAAGCGTATTCTCATAATAAAAAAGGATGGGAAGTCTTTACAGATACTGTGATTTCTGTTTTGAATGAACAGGAACAGGGAATCGTGTTTGTACTGTGGGGAAATCACGCACAGAAAAAAGCACGGTTAATTACAGGGGCACAGCACCGCATCATTCAGTCTGCACACCCTTCCCCCCTTTCTGCATCCAGAGGCTTTTTCGGAAGCAAGCCGTTTTCCACGATCAATACCTGTTTAAAGGAAATGGGAAGAACACCGATTGACTGGAGGCTGAGCGAATGA